One region of bacterium genomic DNA includes:
- a CDS encoding SH3 domain-containing protein: MKKRIILAVFVVLAVSTLFARTGVITWDHINLREGPGTRFKRLRNFEEGKYFEILGQKGNWIEVNANGMRGYLYKDGIKEVKTLGKYKVMMGGVLFMWGPSEKYDTLAIRESGIEVEVVWAQGNYLFGQFNGSGVWFDSMQVIEVVKPVEEESDIETATIEDIPEPPEFEPIPEPVVQAKEEAVVEPIEVKINLEDETKKESRWFFGVALTGREFWIYSKAVDSSKDIDLITIEIGKDYRQTMLGIDGRFQLEYSLTKKDNLRALFAPGFGWTPKDYSINVDGNEFKLHETYLQGRAQLGLAYKIMPELTLAAGGGATIVGHKMEFAHPDSEKDEILHDEWYIVPTGFIEARYGSRIVKTVLGFGYTHWVSQNTRFFVIDDGTTVPVGDEINRNSYEVFFGVLLSK; encoded by the coding sequence TTGAAAAAAAGAATCATTTTAGCGGTTTTCGTTGTTCTCGCAGTATCGACCCTTTTTGCAAGAACGGGTGTTATTACATGGGATCATATAAACCTCAGAGAAGGCCCCGGAACGAGGTTTAAACGCCTCAGGAATTTCGAAGAAGGGAAGTATTTCGAGATACTAGGCCAAAAGGGAAATTGGATAGAGGTCAATGCCAATGGAATGCGTGGTTATCTTTATAAAGACGGCATAAAAGAGGTTAAAACACTCGGTAAGTATAAAGTAATGATGGGTGGTGTGCTTTTCATGTGGGGGCCGAGTGAAAAATATGATACCCTTGCTATACGCGAAAGCGGTATCGAAGTCGAAGTTGTGTGGGCTCAGGGGAATTATCTATTTGGGCAGTTCAATGGTTCCGGTGTTTGGTTTGATAGCATGCAAGTGATAGAAGTGGTTAAACCTGTCGAGGAAGAATCAGATATTGAAACAGCAACTATCGAGGATATACCTGAACCTCCTGAGTTTGAGCCGATTCCCGAACCGGTGGTCCAAGCTAAAGAGGAAGCTGTTGTTGAACCGATCGAGGTTAAGATTAATTTAGAAGATGAAACCAAAAAAGAATCTCGATGGTTCTTTGGAGTTGCCCTCACTGGTAGAGAATTCTGGATTTACTCCAAAGCCGTGGATTCCAGTAAAGATATTGATCTAATAACTATCGAAATAGGAAAGGACTACCGCCAAACGATGCTCGGTATCGATGGCCGGTTCCAGCTTGAATATAGCTTAACTAAAAAGGATAACCTTAGAGCGCTTTTTGCCCCGGGATTTGGTTGGACACCCAAGGACTATTCGATCAATGTAGATGGTAACGAGTTTAAGCTCCATGAAACATATCTTCAAGGGCGCGCGCAACTCGGCCTTGCTTATAAAATAATGCCCGAACTGACTTTAGCTGCTGGGGGAGGGGCTACAATAGTAGGTCATAAGATGGAGTTTGCCCACCCCGATAGCGAAAAAGACGAGATTCTTCATGATGAATGGTATATTGTCCCTACAGGTTTTATTGAGGCTCGATATGGTTCCCGGATTGTAAAAACTGTCCTAGGTTTTGGTTATACTCATTGGGTTTCACAGAATACACGCTTTTTTGTTATAGATGATGGAACCACAGTTCCGGTTGGAGATGAAATAAATAGGAATTCTTATGAGGTGTTTTTCGGTGTATTATTATCTAAATAG
- a CDS encoding T9SS type A sorting domain-containing protein: MRSISIGLILVVMCISVVAIDTSPYFPLEIEYEWVYQDSSGEGYDTVTTVITGTTILHGYDSYLFVTADVDTPDTQYYQVREDGLYNMFNMYIEMADISIENYPVLFLKNPVDVGDVWPALTIDTSLIVMGFPVTVQIDVDAEIEAYVDVDVPGGSFRDCLKIVSIATWKIDAGVMFSDSGVDIYSENYFAENVGLVKRIEYDIVGVIMGGSSDVTSSELLSYDFTNIDEQVELPVINKILTHPNPFNSEVQIQLNGSGFESLSIYDLNGRLIEMIPISEGVKSIRWTPAQGIESGIYFVKAFTPSKELTTRIIYLK; the protein is encoded by the coding sequence ATGAGGTCAATTTCAATCGGACTAATTCTAGTTGTAATGTGCATTTCAGTGGTGGCAATAGATACCTCGCCATATTTCCCTCTAGAGATCGAATATGAATGGGTATATCAGGATTCCTCTGGCGAGGGCTACGATACTGTTACAACTGTAATTACAGGCACGACTATTCTTCATGGATATGATAGCTATCTTTTTGTTACCGCCGATGTAGATACTCCGGATACTCAATATTATCAGGTGCGCGAAGATGGTTTATACAATATGTTTAACATGTACATAGAAATGGCCGATATTTCTATAGAGAACTACCCGGTTTTGTTCCTTAAAAATCCCGTAGATGTCGGCGATGTATGGCCAGCGCTTACAATAGATACTAGCCTCATAGTTATGGGTTTTCCTGTGACAGTTCAGATAGATGTCGATGCTGAAATAGAGGCTTATGTGGATGTCGATGTTCCCGGTGGAAGTTTCAGAGATTGTCTTAAAATAGTATCTATAGCGACTTGGAAAATAGATGCTGGTGTTATGTTCTCCGATTCAGGTGTAGATATATATTCAGAAAATTACTTCGCGGAGAATGTCGGTCTAGTAAAACGAATTGAATACGACATTGTCGGTGTCATTATGGGTGGAAGTTCTGATGTTACAAGCTCAGAGCTTCTAAGTTATGATTTCACTAATATTGACGAGCAGGTTGAACTACCGGTAATAAACAAGATTTTAACCCACCCAAATCCGTTTAACTCGGAAGTGCAGATTCAGCTCAATGGTTCTGGCTTTGAAAGTCTGAGTATATATGATCTAAACGGCCGCCTTATCGAGATGATTCCGATTTCTGAAGGAGTGAAAAGCATTCGCTGGACACCAGCCCAGGGAATCGAATCGGGAATCTACTTTGTCAAGGCCTTTACGCCTTCGAAAGAACTCACAACTCGCATTATATACTTGAAATAA